GAACAACTGCCCCGGTGATTGCTTGGGACCGAAGAAGCCCCGTCCCTGCAAAACACCTCAGATTGTTGTAGCTCTCCTGGGGCAGGCGGCTGCAGGTGTCTTGCAAGCTCTGTACGCGGCCGTCAACGTCCTTTAAGCTGCAAGAGAGAAGAGGGGGAAGCGGAGAGCTCAGCCTGCGCCCTACGGCAGAGAGGGACACGGCGTGCAAGGGAGGAAGGCCAGTGTCGGCCGCCCCGTGCAGGGATGGAgatgccctgctgctgcctttgctgggCAGCTGAGCCAGGCATCAACAAAATTACACCCCAAAGGCTCAAAGGGATTTAATACAATATGAATATAGCTTGTGGGTGGGCCTGGGGGCGAGCGCTGCCTTGCCACAAGGAACAGCCCTATTTCTCCATGACTACAGGGGTCAATGGCACTGAGCCGATCCCTTTAGAAAGgtgctctcccccttcccccaggcTCTTTGCTGTGCCTCCTCCACCACCCCTTCCATCCCGAAAACAAGAGGCCAAACTGGGCTGATGGGCTGGTGATTTGGGGCTCATGCTGTTGAGGCCAAGTGGGTCTTCATAGGCTAAGCTCTTCTTGCAAGCAAAAAGGGTGCAGCTTTCCCCCTCGCCGTGCCGTGGTTTTTATTGCTATTCTCTGAGATTTTGGGCCATCTGGATTTCTGCTGAGCATGGGACAGACCAGGTGCTGCATTCTTATCTCCCCATGTGGCAAACAAGCCCTGCTCTGAGTGCTCTAAGGGACAGAGGAAGGGTGGCGGGGGGCTTTTTGAGCCCCACCAGGCTTTTCCACCCCGTGGTCCGGACCCACCTGGCCACTTTGACCCATTCATTGTAGAGCTCGAAGGTCATCAAAGGCTGGGGCAGCTCCCGCAGGTAGGATTTCAGCGcacctgggaggggagggggaccgGCAGGGGTGATGGCAGTTGGGGGACGGCAGGGACTGCCCCATCATGTCCCCCCATCCCGCCTCGCTGGCACCCACCGGCCACGGCATGGGGGTCCGAGTAAAACTCCTCCAGGGCATTGGAGCCGCTGGCCAAACTGCTCTTCAGCTTCCTCAGCACTGAGGCACCCGCCGCCAGCCGGAAGAGTCCCTGGGGATGGGGCGAAGAGGGAAGGGATGCAGGGGGCTGCATTTTGgaggggagggtggcggggggggtcAGGAGTGCTGTCTACCTCCTCCCTCATGCCGGAGGCCAGCAGCATCATGACACAGGCTTCGATGGGCAGCGCTATCTCCCGGCCCAAGCTCTTGAGGTGCATCTCTAGGGGCACGCCGTAGTACCCCGCCACTGGTGTGTCTACAGCGAAGGAGGGCTCTGAAAGAGGGAGGTGAATGTCGGGAGGGACAGTGGCCACCGGGGCCATCCGGCATCTAGCCATGCCAACATCTCGCTCTGAGCCGGGGCTGGCTGGGTGAAAGCAGaggcaaggcaggcagcagccccagcccgcctCAGGCTGcggtccccatcccaccagcctgatgtgggaggcagcagcaggcacggGGAGGGAAAACCTGCCTTTCCCAGCCTCACCAGCCGCGCTCGCATCCCCTGGGCTTGGCAGCGGCTCTCCCAGGGCTGCGTGGAGAGCCGAAGGGTACCTGTCTGGCTGTggctttccttcagctctgccagagcCGAGTCCAGCGATCCCAGGGACTGCCGGTGGAACTGGGCTTGGATTTCCAGCAGCTGCCGGACAGGGAACATGCAAACAGCACTCAGTTCAGTGCTGACCCCTCTTGGAGAGACCCCCATCCCCAGGACATTGCACCCACATGGAGAGAAGGCAAAGGGGGAGCTGCAAGAGAAACCCCCCCCAGGTTTCGTGGGACCGTGGCTATAGTGAGGGGTAAAAGGCAAATTGGAGATGGGGGGGTCATCAGGACAAGCCGCTGTGTTTGTAGTTGGTGCTAGTGGCGATGTGCACCTGCTTTGGGCATCTGCTGGTGCCTggggctgtcccctgccctggccGGAGGGCTTGGTGCGGATGGGGACAAGGTTGGGCTCACACATACCCCAAGAGATGTTCACATGCAGAGGAGGAGTGCGAGAGAGGACTTACTCTGACGAAGTAGCTGGCGTAGCTGTCCTCTTTGGTGGAGAAGTGGTAAAGGTCAGCCATGTACTCATCCTGGGAAGGGAGACACAGAGAAGAGTAACCTTCCACCTCCTCCCTGGCACCCAAGGAAGAGGGGATGTCTTCACAAAGCCCCCCGTCTGGGCCGTGAGTCACCCAGACAGGGTCTCTGGGGTGCAGTGGGGACGCAGGCTGGGACCACGTGGGGATTCCTCCTTGCCCCCATAGCTTGCATTTGGGTGGCATCAGTGACCTGCCCTATGATCAGTGTCCTGGCACAAGAGGCTCAGGGACAAGAGGTCCCtgcacctccagctccagcacgcCCATGGGATCTGCCAGACAAGGCGCCGGGCTTTTCAGAGAaacaggacagaggtggagaaagctGATGTGAAAGTTGCctgccacccagcacagaccCCAGCTCGGCTGGCTCCCCGCCCGAGGGGACCCCATAAGCTCCCTGCTCTAGCCCCTGGAgcctcctctctgcagcagcttgTGCTTCGAATCCTGTACTCTTCTTCTTCCCTGGGCTTGGGGCATCTCCCTATTTCTGCTCCTCGAGGGACCGTTTTGCTTGCAGAGGGCAGGACGTGCCGGTTTGCTGCATCTGTCTTGGTGTGGGGTCACCTCGGATGGAGCCGCTAGAGGGGAGCAGGTCTCCAGCCCTGGAGCTGCCCCACGGGGGAGAGCGAGTGACATTCTCACCTTGCACTGCTCCACCTTCctcttcacctcctcctcctcttccttcaagATCTCCAGTTTGTTTGCAGCAGAAGAGGCCCCGgggccagcaccagcaccagAGCTGTTACTGGAGCTCTTGGCAGCTTGGTTCAGCCTTTGAGGTGGGAGAGAAGAGGCACACCCACAGCCTCAGCGCCAGGGACACGGAGTGGGATGGGTGTGCAGAAGGGGTTTGGGGACCGTGAGGGGGATGGCAAGTCACAGTACTGTCCTGCGGTGACTTTCCTTGGCCAGTGCCTTCACTTCCCTCCCCCAGAGGAAGATGCCACACCAAGGGGTGCGGCCTGGTCAAGACGGGGAGCACTGAGTACAGCTGCCTGAAACACCCAGGGTCGGTAGGACCCTTCCCAAGCCCCGTTCCTGAGAtgttccctcctctcctccctccagccAAAGGGAGGGCAGTGTGGAAACGAGCCACCAGCGACCCACGGCTGCCCCGCTCTCCCAGAGAAAGCCGGCACGGCACGGGCTACCCCGCAAGAGTCAGAGCGGGGCGATCTCAGCAGCACCAAGCAGCGCCAGGGCACTTTGCTGCCTTCGGCGACGGCACTGCCCTTCTCTCCTGTGCCACAGAGCCAGCGGCTCAGCCCAGAGCAGGATGCGCCCACAGAAAGGGGCTGGCTGGGCGCTCCCCAAGAGCTGTTGCCTCTTTGAccacctccagccctgggaaATTTGCTCCCCAGGGCAGtcatcttcctctttcccctgtgccctgcaccccctgtgccctgcccccccccagccgtgGTGTGACCCATACCGGCTCTTGATGATGTTCCAGTCAGAGATCAACTTCTGGAGCGTCTTCTTGCGCTTCAGGATGATGGGAAGCTCCTCCTGAGGGAGAGAGGGCCAGAGGGAGTTGCAGAGGCTTGGGGACGCGAGAAGGGGAGGTAGGACAGGAGAGTGAAGCTGGAAGGGCGGCCAGGGCTACCTCGCTGAGCTTGTTGAGCGGCTGCAGGATGTCGCGCTCCAGGGCGATCTCGAACTCGGCCAGGATTTTGGCCAGCGAGCTCTGTATGCAGCAGCCCATCTCCAAGGCTTTCCTGTGTGGGGGACAGAGATGAAATGACTGTACACTGGAGCCATGCCACCCTCTGACCCAACACCCCCCGCCATACCCATACCCACGTGGGACCTTGAGCCAGCCCCTGGCCCACTCTGCAATGGGAGGCTGAAGGTGCTGgctgttccttctcctcctgtgACACCAATGTTTGCTCTGAGGACAGGGTTTCACAGCTCAGGTTGGCTGTGGGAGCTCTGAGCCAAGACAGTGGCTCTGCCAGAGTCTGGCATCTTTCGAGGTTGCCCCCGGCCCTTTCTCCCACTGGCACTTACCCGAGGCTGGACTCTGTGTCCAGTTCCTTGAAGCTCTCAGCCATCGTCGTGGACAGAGCCATCAAGGGCAGCTTCTTCTGCACAGAGCCAAGGATTTGGGAAAGGGACGGTGAGCTGGCGTGTGGCAGCTCCCTCCCCATGAAGCACGCCACCATAGCATGGGAGCAAGTGGCCAAACCCTGTGTTGGCCCTGGGCCCGAGGAAGGGCCCTTTGGATGTCCCTTCAGCCAAAGCCAGGATCCAGTTAGCTAAACAAGGCACCGAGGCTCCATAGTTGGTTAGAAAACCTCCAGTCTTCTCTAAAGTAGTCCCCTGTGGTGGACTGTGACACTGATGGAGGCCGTCACCAAGCCCAGCCCTGCCACGGCTTCAAATGTATGGAGCAGTTTAATCACCGAGAATAATTAACTGAAGCTGGGGCTTGTCAGGCTGCCAAGAAGAGAGGACCCCACAAAATCATGGGGGTGCTAAGGAGAGTGCAGGGCGATCCACTGTTTGCTTCCCAGATGAGGGCTAGTGAGCAGCAGGTGGGAAGAGGATGGCAGATTCAAACCAAGGAGGAGGAAGTGGTGGCACCGCCGTGCCCAGCCGTGCTGTAGTGCTCCTCACTGCAGGGCACCGTGGGTGCCACAGGTTCACAGGGGTTCAGGAAGGGACACGGGCAACAGGGCTTTTGAGGGTTATTCAATGCAAAAACACCGTCTCTGTCCCAGGAGGCCTCAAGTTAGTGATGGCTGAGAGGGTTGTCCTGCTCTGCTCTACCAGGGCACCTGCTGGTGGCCACTGCTGGAgacgggacctgggctgggcTTTGGGCCACCCTTTGGCAAAACCTGCAAAGCAGGGGCCTTTGCTGGTGGGGGACAGAGCCAGGGCGAGCGCGGGCTGTGGAGGGAGGACTCCACTCACCACTCGCTTGTCCATCTCGGAGCCGCATTGCCCCTGCAGGCAGGCTTGGAGCCTCTTGGACACGCTGTGAGCTGCTCGCTTGGCTGGCTCGATCCTCTGCTCGATCTGGGGGCAGAAAGGTGGGACTGGGGAAGACCTTTCGCCAACCATGGGCACCCCGAGGCCATCTCCCCACCACCCAGCTCTGGGTGTGGGTGAGCCCGCCCAGCATCCCACCGCAGCCCAGAGCATCCCCAGTCCAGGGAAAAGGGAGCACAGCTCCTGGTCAGGATTCATCCCTCTGTTAGCTGCTGGGGAAGCCCTTTCCCGTGGCAGGAACCTGCCGTTCTGTTAATGCCGTGGTCCTGGAGTCGGCCTCCGGCACGCGGGAGGTCCCAGCCCTGTGACTTGGATGTGCCGGCAGGGCAAATCGCAGGCAGGATCGGGGCAGGTTCCCACGCCCAGGCACAAGCAGGCACACGCCTGCCGGCCCAGCCCGCGCCTCACCTGCAGCAAATCTTCCGGCAGGAGCTCGGTTGCTTCTTGGGCTCTgcggaggaaggagaaagagccaTCAGCAGATGGGGGTAACCTCCACCCAGCCTCCTCGGGAAGGCAGGTCCGTATACATCCCACCCGCCTCTCTTTGGGCTCCGGGGAGCAGGAGATGCTGGCTATGGCCTGGGCCATCGTACACAAGGCTATGGGCAGAATGAGCCTAGGGGGACGAGAACAGCAGAAGCAGGGCAAGGCAGCCAACCTGCTGGACACCCCATCAGACAGGGCTTCCCATTCAGAGCACCACAGTCAAAGCGTCCAGGTGTGGTCTGTTTTTTGGAGACAGGGTGCCTAGCGGGAGTGGGATGTTTGCTGGTAAAATCTTCTACCCCCGACCACCCGCCTCTCCCCTGAAGGCAAATCCAGGGCAGTGCTGTTGGAGCCCAGCATGTGTTTTTGCAGGCCAGGGTAGCCAGAAGGTGTGGGGCCACCGGTGCTGGAGCAAGGATATCTTTGTGGTCAAGCTGGGGACTGAGACCAACATCAGCCCCTCCAGAAATGCCTACATGAAACCAGATTTTCTGCTCGGTTTTGCAGCAGGTATTAGGAGCAGATCTGGCAAAGGAAGCTTCTGGTTTGCAACAAGTTCTGCGTAAAACCAAATTCAAAATCCACTAGACGCCATCACCACCAAACCTCCCTGATGCCTCCCATAGAGGAAACCTCGCTTCACGGCCCACTGCCATTGCTACGCCTCGAGAACCCCGTTtgctttccctctgctgctgctgctttttccccagTTCATGTTTCTCTCTTTTCACCGCCCGCCAGAGCCGATGTGGGACGAGGCCGTGGAGCCGCAGGAAATGGGGGCGGCGTGGTTGAAGGCAAGCAAAATCACGTGAGGTGGCAGCCCGTGGAGGAGAGGCTCTGCAGCGGGTGAAGAGCTTGCTCTTGGACTGCACGAGTTGCTTGAGACCTCCTGCCTGCCCACCATTAAACAAAAGAGAGACGCATCCAACATGGAGATGAgacatggagggagggaggaaggatgggAAAGGGGATCATGCTCCCCTCCGGGGAATGCAAGAAGAGCGAGAGGCCACCAGGATGTAGGAGCTGCTTCCCTGTGGCCGGTCTGCTGGACTGGTTGAAGGACCTTCCGTGGTCCAGGGGACATGGTTGGTCCTGCTCAGCCTCCCAGCACTGGGGAACCTGCGGAGGTGGCTGTAGGAAAGAGGGAGCgagggggctgggaagggagggcCCAGCCCTGTAATTTCAGTTCTGGGTTTTGCAAGGGGAGAGCTTtggaaagccaaagagaaaaataaggaagCAGCGGAGGTAGGATGGGGCCGGAGGGATTTGCGTGAGGCTGTAAGTCCTCCAAGGGTCCCCAGTCCTCTCCTCGAAGGGTGTCCTGGGACGCCCGTAGTGCAGGGCATCTGGCTCCTGGGGCACGCTGGGCTCAGTGGGGAGGGCAGGTCCCAGCTCCTAACACCCTCCTGGTCACTGCACAGCCAAGGGCATGTGGCTGGACGGTCCCTCCCCGTTGCCCTCACATCCTGGGGAAGCCACGCTCAGGAACGGCCCGTTTCCAAATGGACACAGCATCTGTGGACCCTGGGAGAGGTTGCCAGGCTTGGGGATCATGTCCCTGCCGAGCAACATCAGTGCAGCCTTCCCACTGCCCCGCGGGTGCTGGGGAGCCGGGGAGCCACAGCCCCTTGGTTTACGCTGAAGATGCTCTAAACCCAGGGTCgttcccccttttccccttttccctggcCACTGGCCTTGGGAGGTCAGTCCAGCCCCGGCGCAAGCCCTCCAGGACCCGCAtcccgctccctcccagccctctggCACAGGTAGCAGAGAAGTCCTTACCGGCTGGTGATGTTGGGATGGGACAGCTGCTGCCGCATCCGATTAAACTGCCTCTTCATCATCTTGAGAGTTGGGAGGAGACCACGACAGCCACTCCACTTGGCTGTACCCGCTCAGCACCCCTCGACAATGCTTGGCATCGGATGCCGGCAGCCCTTCGGCtcccgggagctgctctgccccttGCTTTTCCCTGAGGACCTCTCCCTCCTTTCtcgtctccttcctccttccctcgttaccccttttttgttttccctagCTGGTCCCCTCCCTTGTCCCTCCCCGGGGATGCCCTGcctgctttctcttcccctcccttgaACTCCCTTCTCTcgctccctctctttttctgagCTTCCTTCCTCCTCCGGCCGCCCCTCCGCTGCAGATCAGGTAAGAGCAGTTCAGGGCTCCTGCTCCGCTCTGTGTTCCTGTCACCACCCCACAAGTATAAATAACTTCAGCCCAGCCTTAAAGGGGAAATATTATTACAGCAAGCACGTAACAAGGCAGGACAAGCACAAGCTGCTGCCGAGCCCGAGCGAAGGGCCCACGCTCTGTTTCTTGTTCTCTGTCTCAGCCGGggtggtttttcccccccttgccTTGCCCACCACCAGCTGCGCCGCGGGGCAGACTGTGGCCATGCCAGCTGGCTGTGCGGTGCATACGGGTGCCTGATGTACACCCTGCCTTACCTGGTCACCTAAATTCTGCCAACACCCCTTGGGCACCTCTCTGTGCTCGTGGGTGCAGCTCCAACCTCTTCCCCCCCATGACATGACACCCTTGTCAGGATAAAGGTGGGAGGGCGAGCAGCAAAGCCACCCCCGCAACCTCTtctgcaccccccaccccgcttTCCCTCCCTGCCATCGCCGAGGCTCTCCGGAGCCACCGCAAAGCTGCGGCCAAGGGCTGTTGCCTCATGCCCTGGGGAGgcccccttcctccccgctcccccgacACTGGCAGGGCCCCTCCGAGCAGGCGGCTGGGCCAAGCGCAGAGCAGCAGCGCCCGCGCACAGTTGCACGGGGACCACAAAGTCCCGGTTCCCAGGctcgggtgctgcctgctctctgcagagctgcaccagtgctcagctttctttttttggtctaaAAACATCCCCCTCACACCATCGCCACCTTTGCTCCTGAATCTATGAGATGTAAACCTCATCTTATCTCTGGGCTACCTGCAGCTGGGACTTTCCTCCTTCTGCACTAAGCAGAGGTTGCTGTTGGCAGAGTTACGTGGCTGGCAAAGGAACTAGCACCCGAGCCCAGACGGGAAGCGGTCAGCTTGTGGGCAGATGAGacaagcagcaaaggaaaaagaggtggAAGGAGCACTCCACCTGTGCCCTGAAGCCTGAGGAGCAATAATTTGGGGGCTGCCGGGCTCTGCTCCTTCTTGCTGTGGGGGGGCAAGCCTCCAGTGAGTGCATAGCAAAGCTGTGCTGGACCTCTGTTTTCAAGCGGGGACCGAGCAAGCGAGCACCGTTCTCCCCGCCTAAATGCCAGGGTGCTCTAAACCTGTGGTGAAACATGCCTGATCCCCCAGCCACAAGCCTTGGGGGTGCTCCTAACAGGCATTGTGGTCGCTGAAAGCAGGCAAGGGCTTCGAGCACCTATTGCAAAGACACAGAAAAGCCCCCGCAGAGCCCCACTGGCTGCATCAGGTGGTGGCCAAGCCGTAGTCTCTTTCCTCCCGTGCAATGTCAGAGACCTGCTCCCAGCCCTCGGCTGCTGCTTGCAGGAGCAgatccccctccctgcacccctgcactGAAACTGCCCTGGGGAGCCACTTCCGAGAGGCAGCCccggggaagaggaggaagggctgCTACCGGCAGCGGTGAAGCTGCAAACAGCCATCTGGGGCACAGGAGCAAGCTCAAGCCCTGCTCCCCGTGGGCTGCAGGGCACCGACCCCTGCCCACCGCCTctccccggggagggagggaagtgggCAGCAGCCAGCTCGCAGCCTGGAAGTGACTCTGCTCTCAAATGGGAATTGAGAGCAGCTGGGGGACTTCCAccgtcccctctccctgctcacgGGAGTGGGGAAATCATCGTGGCAAGGCCCCGGGTGACTGGGGGATGAGTAACAGGATTGCAGGAGCAGGATTTGAGCTGGAAATGAGCCCTTGCAGGGCAGAATCCGCTCCTCCGTGGTcaggggaggtgaggggaaaatgcatttcttggGTCAAAAGGCAGAGGGACagcatcaggaaagaaaaaaggcagagggacAGCATCAGGAAAGAACTCTTTTATTTCCCATAAATACAGCAGATTCTTCGCGCCGGGCgtttcattttaaatctttttgtttgttttcttccatttacagaattttgcactgaaaatataTACAAGTCTGTTCAAGAACCAAAcaagatctgcaaagaaaaaacccatacaAAACCCTGAAAAGAGACCAGAAAGGGAAGTAAGACACAGCACAACCCCAGCATAAACACCttgcttccccctctcctccgccGCTCGTTGCGCCCAGCTCCAACACCTCACCTTCGCTGCCCCCAAGCCGAGAGTATGAGGCATCCCACTCACCTCCATCTCACACAGGTCTCCTACCTCTGGCAAGCCAATGCAGGGCGCAGCTTTTCCCTGCTTTTAAGATCAGGCCCTGTTAAAACCAGCTTGGGGATGGGAAGCAGCTCCCGTGGTCACAAgtcccatggggatggggatcgCTTGGGACGTGCCACCCCCTGGTCTCCTCCGTGCCTGCTCTTGTGTCACAGTGATCGGGCGGCTGGGGCGAGCCCCCTCCCGGCCGCAGGGAGCCAGGCCTGCCCACAGCTGTGGACAAAGGTGCGCAAGGCACAGCTGTACCCCCCCGTACCCCCCAGTGCAAAGCTGGGCTCCCAGTGCAGAGCTTACTGGTGCCCCCTGGTGAtggctgggctccagcccctccccGACTCCCAGCCCATCACCTACCCCACCTCGAGAAGACATTGAAGAGCTGAGAAAGCCCCCTGCCCACCGAgctctccagcccagccaggcGGGGAGGAAGACCAtgtgctgcttcctctccctgtctggcaggaggctgcggggagacTCACGCCGCCACAGCATGTCCCTCTCAGGGCTGGCACGCGGGACAAAGTCTGGCAGCAGTCCCCAAAGCTCGCTGCGGTAGGTATCAAGCATGTGGGGAGGGTGTGGGCTTTCTCGCTGCAGGGGTTCAGTGTCCAGGAGCTCCAGCTGAAGGGGACAGGGAGGCACAGAGCAAGACCTTCCCAGCCCCGGGCTCCCACCCCAGGGCCCACCTCCCACCAATAGCTCTGCTGGCAGCTGGAAGGAGGGGGACATGGGAAGACCTCTCCCCCGATCGCCCCCAAAGcaagggcagctgcctgctctctgGTGCTGGAAAGACACCCAGTCTCTGTCCAGCCTGGTTCCACACCAGCTCCAATGCAATCCCACCAGACAGGGAACCACTGGAGCTCAGCTCtgaggagggggtgagggggacaAGAGGGAGCACTGCAGAGCACGAAGCAGCTGAAGGGCTGGGAAGCATGAAGGGGACAGACAAGGAAAAGGATCTTCCTTCGCTAAGCCTTGCCCCAGGCTGAGGCTGTTAAAGCTCCCCATCCTTGTTCCCCACTGCACCTAGGGGGAAAGCAGGGTTAGAAGAGAAGCTGGACAGACTGGGGAGGGAGTGACGCCTTCAGAAGAGCAGGGAAGGCAACTGTTCACCCACACGAAGCTTTCCACTCCACTCCTAGTCTTGTGGGATGAACATCTCCTGGtgtctctgctctcctcctcgaGGCACGCTCCCTCTGGCCCTTGCCCGGCCATCTGGAGAATAGAGcgtgag
This genomic interval from Calonectris borealis chromosome 1, bCalBor7.hap1.2, whole genome shotgun sequence contains the following:
- the SH3BP1 gene encoding SH3 domain-binding protein 1, which codes for MMKRQFNRMRQQLSHPNITSRAQEATELLPEDLLQIEQRIEPAKRAAHSVSKRLQACLQGQCGSEMDKRVKKLPLMALSTTMAESFKELDTESSLGKALEMGCCIQSSLAKILAEFEIALERDILQPLNKLSEEELPIILKRKKTLQKLISDWNIIKSRLNQAAKSSSNSSGAGAGPGASSAANKLEILKEEEEEVKRKVEQCKDEYMADLYHFSTKEDSYASYFVRLLEIQAQFHRQSLGSLDSALAELKESHSQTEPSFAVDTPVAGYYGVPLEMHLKSLGREIALPIEACVMMLLASGMREEGLFRLAAGASVLRKLKSSLASGSNALEEFYSDPHAVAGALKSYLRELPQPLMTFELYNEWVKVASLKDVDGRVQSLQDTCSRLPQESYNNLRYLIKFLAKLAEHQELNKMTPSNIAIVLGPNLLWTPQSTGDPVQLDLASVSSIQVVSVVEALIQNADTLFPGEVDFNVSGMFVPPANSGHGEAALVEEPSPESPPSGTLALPDGEVTSRDPEARSQPLSPAVTRPSPEAMGPLAPQMMDDTARKGKRPAPARPMTLPPVAQPRSTAPTPAAPEHTASPKARPRRMAGVPSRAPCVPPPLPPQPARRHSRDAPPSPRPPAGEADAMAAMDCALGATDEGQPLPAGGRSPPATSPPAGQPTEN